In Paraburkholderia sprentiae WSM5005, a genomic segment contains:
- a CDS encoding ABC transporter substrate-binding protein, with the protein MNSNRMVLRGVVAALALYGVVAQAEPLKANVIHWWTSGGESAAIRQFADAYDKAGGQWVDNAVAGADQARSTAINRIVGGDPPTAAQFNTSKQFHDLIDQGLLNNVDNVAAKENWNGIFPQSILDSIRVKGHYYAAPVDIHMPAWFFYSKPVFQKAGIASEPKSYDEFIADLGKLKTAGVIPLAFGGQPWQEKITFDAVLADVGGPDLYMKVYRDHDQNAVKSDAFKKVLVSFKRLHDFVDPGSPGRNWNDATALVTSGKAGVQIMGDWAKGEFVAANQAAGKDFGCFPGFGPHSPYLVAGDVFVFPKTDNASAIKAQNLLATVMTSPSAQVAFSAKKGSIPIRPDVDESSLDICAKEGIAIMKDKSRQLPNPEMLLSPDTQGALTDVVTNFWNKNESVDDAQKAFASALKG; encoded by the coding sequence ATGAACAGCAACAGAATGGTCTTGCGAGGCGTGGTTGCGGCACTGGCGCTGTATGGCGTCGTCGCGCAGGCAGAGCCGCTCAAGGCTAACGTGATTCACTGGTGGACCTCGGGCGGCGAATCGGCCGCGATTCGCCAGTTTGCCGACGCGTACGACAAGGCCGGCGGCCAATGGGTCGACAACGCGGTCGCCGGCGCGGACCAGGCCCGCTCCACCGCGATCAACCGGATCGTCGGCGGTGATCCACCCACCGCCGCCCAGTTCAATACGTCGAAGCAGTTTCACGATCTGATCGACCAGGGACTGCTTAACAACGTTGACAACGTCGCCGCGAAAGAAAACTGGAACGGCATTTTCCCGCAGTCGATTCTCGACAGCATCCGCGTGAAGGGTCATTACTACGCGGCGCCGGTCGACATTCACATGCCGGCCTGGTTCTTCTACTCGAAGCCGGTGTTCCAGAAAGCGGGCATCGCGAGCGAGCCGAAAAGCTACGACGAATTCATCGCCGATCTCGGCAAGCTGAAGACCGCCGGCGTGATTCCGCTCGCGTTCGGCGGCCAGCCGTGGCAGGAGAAGATCACGTTCGACGCGGTGCTCGCGGACGTGGGCGGCCCGGACCTGTATATGAAGGTCTATCGCGATCACGATCAGAACGCGGTCAAATCGGATGCGTTCAAGAAAGTGCTCGTATCGTTCAAGCGGCTGCACGATTTCGTCGATCCGGGCTCGCCCGGCCGCAACTGGAACGACGCGACCGCGCTCGTGACCTCGGGCAAGGCCGGCGTACAGATCATGGGCGACTGGGCGAAGGGCGAGTTCGTCGCGGCGAATCAGGCCGCGGGCAAGGACTTCGGCTGCTTCCCGGGCTTCGGTCCGCATTCGCCGTATCTGGTCGCGGGCGACGTGTTCGTGTTCCCGAAGACCGACAACGCGTCGGCGATCAAGGCGCAGAACCTGCTCGCCACGGTGATGACCTCGCCGTCCGCGCAGGTCGCGTTCAGCGCGAAGAAAGGCTCGATTCCAATCCGGCCTGACGTGGACGAAAGCAGCCTCGACATCTGCGCGAAGGAGGGCATCGCGATCATGAAGGACAAGTCGCGCCAGTTGCCGAATCCGGAAATGCTGCTGTCGCCGGATACGCAGGGTGCGCTGACCGACGTCGTGACGAACTTCTGGAACAAGAACGAGTCCGTCGACGACGCGCAGAAAGCCTTCGCCAGCGCATTGAAGGGTTAA
- a CDS encoding GH1 family beta-glucosidase, which yields MENDASAVIDAGHSNAHGDPHVDPFTPPADSSLWRQDFLLGAATASYQIEGAVDEDGRLPSIWDTFSATPGKVLAGDTGAVACDHYHRWQQDVDLLAGLGLEAYRLSTAWPRVMDENGAPNRKGLDFYKRLLGRLKEKNIATFVTLYHWDLPQHLEDRGGWLNRDTAYRFVDYADLMSRELHGLVDAWATLNEPWCSAYLGYGNGHHAPGLSNLRFATQAMHHLLLAHGLALPVLRANDPRSHKGIVANVGRGTPNSDSAADRRAAELFEVQHNAWILDPLFKGEYPQDLFELWPGTEPLALDGDMQTINTPLDFLGINYYFRTNVASDGGHGFKDVPLDGVERTQMGWEVYPDGLRDLLTGFKDTYANLPPIYITENGMASNDQVIDGRVEDTQRISFLKRHLAAVDQAIKAGVDVRGYFLWSLMDNFEWAFGYERRFGIVHVDYETQKRTVKRSAELVSKFIEDRNAQAQ from the coding sequence GTGGAAAACGATGCATCGGCAGTCATCGACGCAGGCCATTCAAACGCTCACGGCGATCCGCATGTCGATCCCTTCACGCCACCCGCCGATTCGTCGCTGTGGCGCCAGGACTTTCTGCTCGGCGCGGCCACCGCGTCGTATCAGATCGAAGGCGCGGTCGATGAAGACGGCCGCCTGCCGTCGATCTGGGACACGTTCTCGGCCACACCCGGCAAGGTGTTGGCCGGCGACACCGGCGCCGTCGCGTGCGATCACTATCATCGCTGGCAACAGGACGTCGATCTGCTCGCTGGCCTCGGCCTCGAAGCGTACCGGCTGTCGACCGCGTGGCCGCGCGTGATGGACGAAAACGGCGCGCCGAACCGCAAGGGGCTCGACTTCTACAAGCGCCTGCTGGGGCGGCTCAAAGAAAAGAACATCGCGACTTTCGTCACGCTGTATCACTGGGATCTGCCCCAGCATCTCGAGGATCGCGGCGGCTGGCTCAATCGCGACACCGCGTACCGATTCGTCGATTACGCGGACCTGATGAGCCGCGAGCTGCACGGTCTCGTCGATGCGTGGGCGACACTCAACGAGCCGTGGTGTTCGGCGTACCTCGGCTACGGAAACGGCCATCACGCGCCCGGACTCTCGAACCTGCGTTTCGCCACGCAGGCCATGCATCATCTGCTGCTCGCGCACGGTCTCGCGCTTCCGGTGCTACGCGCGAACGATCCGCGCTCTCACAAGGGCATCGTCGCGAACGTCGGACGCGGTACGCCCAATAGCGACAGCGCCGCGGACCGTCGCGCGGCCGAGCTGTTCGAAGTTCAGCACAACGCGTGGATTCTCGATCCGCTGTTCAAGGGCGAATATCCGCAAGACCTGTTCGAACTGTGGCCGGGCACCGAGCCGCTCGCGCTCGACGGCGACATGCAGACGATCAATACGCCGCTCGATTTCCTCGGCATCAACTACTATTTCCGCACCAACGTGGCGAGCGATGGCGGGCACGGCTTCAAGGATGTGCCGCTCGACGGCGTCGAGCGCACGCAGATGGGCTGGGAGGTTTACCCCGACGGTCTTCGCGATCTGTTGACCGGTTTCAAGGATACCTACGCCAATCTGCCGCCCATCTACATCACCGAGAACGGCATGGCATCGAACGACCAGGTGATCGACGGCCGCGTCGAGGACACGCAGCGCATCTCGTTCCTGAAGCGCCATCTCGCCGCGGTCGATCAGGCGATCAAGGCGGGCGTCGACGTGCGCGGCTACTTCCTGTGGTCGCTGATGGACAACTTCGAGTGGGCTTTCGGCTATGAGCGGCGCTTCGGCATCGTTCACGTCGACTATGAAACGCAGAAGCGCACGGTCAAGCGCAGCGCGGAGCTGGTGTCGAAATTCATCGAAGATCGCAACGCGCAAGCGCAATAA
- a CDS encoding GlcG/HbpS family heme-binding protein, translating to MTLPIISAATISLDAAQALLAEARRACAARGFAATIAITDAGGHLRAFERADAAPFLTADVAIDKAWTAASFGIATHQWNQYMAEPAIAPLAHHPRLTPVGGGVPLFHEGRLVGGIGVSGGTSVQDHEAAEEALRNLGFV from the coding sequence ATGACATTACCGATCATCAGCGCGGCAACGATCAGCCTCGACGCCGCGCAAGCATTGCTGGCCGAGGCGCGCCGCGCCTGCGCAGCGCGCGGATTCGCCGCGACCATCGCAATTACCGATGCGGGAGGTCACCTGCGCGCATTCGAGCGCGCGGATGCCGCCCCATTCCTGACGGCTGACGTTGCCATCGACAAGGCATGGACCGCCGCCTCGTTCGGCATCGCCACGCATCAATGGAACCAGTACATGGCCGAACCCGCGATTGCCCCGCTGGCGCACCATCCGCGTCTGACGCCGGTCGGCGGTGGGGTACCACTTTTCCATGAAGGGCGTTTGGTGGGGGGCATCGGCGTTTCTGGCGGAACCTCGGTGCAAGACCATGAGGCCGCCGAGGAGGCGCTGCGTAATTTAGGGTTTGTGTGA
- a CDS encoding zinc-binding alcohol dehydrogenase family protein — protein sequence MKAIGFYRNHPIDHPQALQDIELPTPELRDHDLLVEVKAVSVNPVDTKIRRRGDIPEGSARIAGWDAAGIVRATGPLATRFKSGDRVWYAGDITRPGCNSELHAVDERVVGPMPTSLDFAQAASLPLTAITAWELLFDRLRVHAAEPTDDNVLLVIGAAGGVGSILTQLARELTGVTVVGTASRPETREWVLAHGAHHVLDHRQPWAPQLAALGIEHVTHVAGLNDSASYVPQIAAVLRPEGQFALIDDPVGLDIGPFKAKSISIHWELMYTRVMFTTGTIARQHALLRRVAQLVDRGDLKHTLTRRIDGINAAGLAEAHALVEAGNMIGKVVVADR from the coding sequence ATGAAAGCGATTGGCTTCTATCGGAACCACCCCATCGACCACCCGCAGGCACTTCAGGACATCGAACTGCCGACGCCGGAACTGCGCGACCACGACCTGCTGGTGGAAGTCAAAGCGGTATCGGTCAACCCCGTCGATACCAAAATCCGGCGCCGTGGCGATATTCCGGAAGGCAGTGCGCGCATCGCCGGCTGGGACGCAGCGGGAATCGTCCGCGCTACCGGTCCGTTGGCCACGCGCTTCAAGTCAGGCGACCGAGTGTGGTACGCCGGTGACATTACGCGGCCGGGCTGCAACAGCGAACTGCACGCAGTGGACGAACGCGTCGTCGGACCCATGCCGACATCGCTGGACTTCGCGCAAGCCGCGTCGTTGCCGCTGACAGCGATCACGGCCTGGGAGCTGCTGTTCGATCGTCTACGTGTTCACGCTGCCGAGCCAACCGACGACAACGTGCTGCTGGTAATAGGGGCAGCTGGCGGCGTCGGCTCCATTCTTACCCAACTGGCGCGCGAGCTGACTGGCGTGACCGTCGTCGGCACCGCCTCGCGACCGGAAACCCGCGAGTGGGTGCTGGCTCATGGTGCTCACCACGTTCTCGATCACCGTCAGCCTTGGGCGCCCCAATTGGCCGCGCTCGGCATCGAACACGTCACCCACGTTGCCGGTTTGAACGACAGCGCCAGCTATGTGCCGCAAATCGCCGCGGTGCTGCGCCCGGAGGGCCAGTTCGCACTGATCGACGACCCGGTGGGGCTGGATATCGGGCCGTTCAAGGCGAAATCGATTTCGATTCACTGGGAACTCATGTACACCCGCGTGATGTTCACCACCGGCACCATCGCACGCCAACACGCGTTGTTGCGCCGCGTGGCGCAGCTGGTCGATCGGGGCGACCTCAAGCACACCCTGACCCGACGCATTGACGGCATCAACGCCGCCGGTCTGGCCGAGGCGCATGCACTGGTCGAGGCGGGCAACATGATCGGCAAAGTCGTCGTCGCCGACCGCTGA
- a CDS encoding LysR family transcriptional regulator, translating to MIRLDDIEIFVHTVDAGSFSEAARQLNIAPGHASASVQRLEKALDARLFTRSTRSMQLSEAGERYLPHARIMVGAREQGEQALANGRGALSGPLRLSAPSDFGRNLLLPWLDEFQHRHPGLSLHLKMSDRAADLIRQPLDAVVRYGALPDSSLLAMKLVDNNRRALCAAPAYVERHGAPAKVDDLRRHNCLRYVWSEQIHERWRFTPPGGERTVAVTGNRISDDADAVRRWAIAGEGLVYKSRLDLIDDLKARRLVELFPPEYCEPSPLHLICAHRAQLTPAINALHAFLRERCSALLASYRSGGA from the coding sequence ATGATCCGGCTGGATGACATTGAGATCTTCGTGCACACGGTGGACGCCGGCAGCTTCTCGGAGGCGGCACGCCAGCTCAACATCGCACCCGGACATGCGAGCGCTTCGGTGCAGAGGCTCGAAAAGGCGCTGGACGCCCGCCTGTTCACGCGTTCGACGCGCAGCATGCAGCTGTCGGAGGCCGGGGAGCGCTATCTGCCTCACGCGCGAATCATGGTTGGCGCGCGCGAGCAAGGCGAACAGGCGTTAGCGAACGGCCGCGGCGCATTGTCCGGTCCTCTGCGGTTGTCCGCTCCGTCTGACTTTGGACGCAACCTGCTGTTGCCGTGGCTGGATGAATTTCAGCACCGGCACCCGGGTTTGTCGCTGCACCTGAAAATGAGCGACCGTGCGGCGGACCTCATCCGGCAGCCGCTGGATGCCGTGGTGCGCTATGGGGCGCTGCCTGATTCGTCTCTACTGGCGATGAAGCTGGTCGACAACAACCGACGCGCGTTGTGCGCCGCACCGGCGTACGTCGAACGGCATGGCGCACCGGCTAAAGTTGACGACCTGCGGCGGCACAACTGTCTTCGGTATGTCTGGAGCGAGCAGATCCATGAACGCTGGCGCTTTACCCCGCCTGGCGGCGAACGCACCGTGGCAGTGACGGGCAATCGCATCAGCGACGATGCGGATGCGGTTCGTCGCTGGGCGATAGCCGGAGAAGGCCTCGTCTATAAGTCGCGACTGGACCTCATCGACGATTTGAAGGCACGGCGACTGGTGGAGTTATTTCCGCCGGAGTATTGCGAGCCTTCGCCGCTGCACTTGATTTGTGCTCACCGTGCGCAACTGACCCCGGCGATCAACGCGTTGCATGCCTTCCTGCGCGAGCGCTGCTCTGCATTGCTTGCCAGCTACCGCTCGGGTGGCGCCTGA
- a CDS encoding type II toxin-antitoxin system ParD family antitoxin translates to MSSKYAVSVSLTEHLCEFVAEQVASGRYRTASEVVRQALRLLETQFSDPQPSNGDVAKSTDTGSGPVTPHGAAQLRRSGS, encoded by the coding sequence ATGTCGAGCAAATACGCGGTGAGTGTGTCGCTGACGGAACACCTGTGTGAGTTCGTCGCCGAGCAGGTAGCCTCCGGCAGATATCGCACCGCGAGCGAGGTAGTCCGACAAGCGCTTAGGCTTTTGGAAACGCAGTTTTCGGACCCGCAGCCGTCCAACGGGGACGTTGCCAAGTCGACCGACACAGGCAGCGGACCGGTCACCCCACATGGCGCGGCGCAACTGCGGCGGAGCGGCTCATGA